In the genome of Bremerella alba, one region contains:
- a CDS encoding DUF1501 domain-containing protein: MSATSAFPHGSIPQELPTRRQFLWQSGGGLGGIALASLLQQEQLLGSQPNSHIIHHPPKAKRVVQLFMAGAASHVDLFDHKPELVKRHGQPSDFGEPVEAFQNGLGPWLKPVWKFQPYGQCGKMLSEVVSDLAPVVDDMAFIHNVVGKSGVHSQATLLQTTGFDRPGFPAMGSWVSYGLGSVNDNLPTFVVLPDRRGLASNGTKNWDSMFLSSRHQGTVVYPSRDVPITDLFPSQHGDYVTEKGDQMGHQILRQLNQQHAQQRDGGPQLDARIQSYELAAKMQLAAPEAFDTTDEPNHILKMYGLDSVPAEFPSKINPQEETVEFGKKCLVARRLLERGVRFVQIWSGNDNGFPRRNWDSHENIERDHGPLAQGMARGSAALIQDLKQRGMLDDTIILWTTEFGRMPSSQGGTGRDHNPYVFTNWLAGGGIRGGTTYGPSDQWGYKPLLRDRATQGYDIHATILHLLGIDHTRLTVRHNGIDRRLTDVHGHVIRDIIA, from the coding sequence GTGTCTGCAACTTCTGCGTTTCCTCATGGATCGATTCCCCAAGAGCTTCCGACCCGTCGCCAGTTTCTATGGCAAAGTGGTGGAGGTCTGGGGGGCATCGCGCTGGCGAGTCTACTCCAGCAGGAGCAACTGCTGGGCAGCCAGCCCAATAGCCACATTATCCACCATCCTCCGAAAGCGAAACGTGTTGTTCAGCTATTCATGGCCGGCGCGGCTAGTCATGTCGATTTGTTCGATCACAAACCTGAGCTGGTAAAGCGTCACGGACAGCCTTCCGATTTCGGCGAGCCCGTCGAAGCATTCCAGAATGGTTTAGGCCCGTGGCTCAAGCCGGTCTGGAAGTTTCAGCCGTATGGTCAATGCGGCAAGATGCTAAGCGAAGTTGTCTCGGATCTTGCACCGGTTGTTGATGACATGGCTTTCATTCACAACGTGGTCGGCAAGTCTGGCGTGCATAGTCAGGCGACCTTGCTACAAACGACCGGTTTCGACCGACCAGGATTTCCGGCAATGGGATCTTGGGTCAGCTATGGGCTGGGAAGCGTTAATGACAACCTGCCGACGTTTGTAGTGCTGCCCGACCGACGTGGCCTCGCTTCCAACGGTACCAAAAACTGGGATTCGATGTTCCTGTCATCCCGGCATCAAGGGACCGTCGTCTATCCTTCTCGCGACGTTCCGATCACGGACCTCTTTCCCTCCCAGCATGGTGACTATGTCACCGAAAAGGGAGATCAAATGGGGCATCAAATCCTACGCCAGTTGAATCAGCAGCACGCTCAGCAGCGTGATGGTGGCCCCCAATTGGATGCTCGTATTCAGAGCTACGAGTTGGCCGCCAAGATGCAGTTAGCGGCTCCCGAAGCATTCGACACGACAGACGAGCCCAACCACATCCTGAAAATGTATGGCCTCGATTCGGTGCCAGCTGAATTTCCCTCAAAGATCAATCCCCAAGAAGAGACTGTCGAATTCGGCAAGAAGTGCCTGGTCGCCCGACGATTGCTGGAGAGAGGAGTCCGGTTCGTGCAAATTTGGTCAGGAAATGACAATGGCTTCCCTCGTCGAAACTGGGATTCTCACGAAAACATCGAACGTGATCATGGTCCGCTTGCTCAAGGGATGGCCCGCGGCTCGGCTGCGCTGATTCAAGATTTGAAACAGCGAGGCATGCTCGACGATACCATCATTCTTTGGACAACGGAATTCGGACGGATGCCTTCCTCGCAGGGCGGAACCGGCCGCGATCACAACCCCTACGTCTTCACCAACTGGCTCGCCGGTGGCGGCATCCGTGGCGGGACTACCTATGGGCCTTCCGATCAATGGGGATACAAGCCTCTCTTACGGGATCGAGCGACCCAAGGGTATGACATCCACGCTACGATCTTGCACCTGCTGGGGATCGATCACACTCGCCTGACGGTACGTCACAACGGCATCGACCGCCGGTTAACCGATGTCCATGGCCACGTGATTCGCGACATCATTGCTTAA
- a CDS encoding DUF1553 domain-containing protein: MLRLTYFPMSLCLFCLVSSLEALAETPPMPREVAAIFENKCVSCHSDDNLKGGLSLQHAQQALEGGESGPVIIQHEPDSSYLLELITPDQHGAAMPKSGDPLSPAEVQAVRDWIQAGAPWPKKQTLTPPRWWSLSPLVAVPLPKLDPSQAAWVRTPIDNFVARKHAQLGLSPSPEADRRTLIRRIYFDLIGLPPTPEEIDSFVSDPDPDAYQRLVDSLLASPHYGERWARHWLDLVHFGETHGYDKDKPRPNAWPYRDYVIRSLNEDKPYSRFIQEQIAGDVLFPGTADGIEGLGFLAAGPWDFIGHVEVPESKTDGKIARHLDRDDMVQNTMMTFNSVTVGCAQCHDHKFDPISQEDYYSLQSVFAAIDRTDKAYFRDPDLNRKWEELTSQKETFAKQQAEIKSTIQKLGGSELARLDQKIAAHEKPSDGHPPQYGYHSEIASSPDQSQWVQIDLEKSIAISELEYIACFDDYNRIGAGFGFPPRFKIEVSDNPQFDRDVTMLLDHTAANVPNPLLRPQSFKTSKTSARYVRFTAMRLASRLNDYIFALAELRVFDQAGNNVALGKPVTASTTIELPVRWALKNLVDDIHPNAPASDSVVQALHDQRKVILEKSVPAEMQQRYDAVTDQLARVDQQLESLPARDHIYAGSIHHGSGAFRGTGPSGGEPREIRLLYRGNVSTPGPVVSPKSLDCIEGLSAELNLEDDSSEGQRRAALARWLTDSRNPLTWRSIVNRIWQYHMGQAIVATPNDFGRMGQLPTHPELLEWLAMEFRDGGQSLKQMHRLIVLSATYRQSSHDITRYDQVDKNNRYFWRAQRRHLDSEELRDTVLSVAGKLDLKMWGPSFQNFVIEKPQHSPHYQYHLHDPDDPKSHRRSIYRFLVRSQTDPFMTVFNCADPSMQVAQRNNSITPLQALSMMNNKLTIVMAQHFAERVEEERDSLDQQVARAMELALGRSPRSEEMDALTTYAQQHGLANTCRLILNLNEFVLVD; encoded by the coding sequence CCTTTGTTTGTTCTGTCTTGTCAGTTCGTTGGAAGCACTCGCCGAAACCCCACCAATGCCGCGCGAAGTCGCGGCGATCTTTGAAAACAAGTGTGTCTCTTGTCACAGCGATGATAACCTCAAGGGCGGACTTTCCCTTCAACATGCTCAACAGGCATTGGAGGGCGGTGAAAGCGGCCCTGTCATCATTCAACACGAGCCGGACTCCAGCTATCTTCTGGAGCTGATTACCCCTGATCAACACGGCGCCGCCATGCCCAAGTCGGGAGACCCTCTTTCTCCGGCAGAAGTCCAGGCAGTACGTGATTGGATTCAAGCAGGAGCTCCCTGGCCGAAAAAGCAAACGCTTACGCCACCGCGATGGTGGTCGCTTAGCCCCCTTGTTGCGGTGCCATTGCCGAAGTTGGATCCATCCCAAGCTGCTTGGGTGCGTACACCGATCGACAACTTCGTTGCTCGAAAGCATGCCCAACTGGGCTTATCTCCTTCACCGGAAGCGGACCGTCGAACGCTTATTCGTCGAATTTACTTCGACTTGATCGGCCTGCCTCCGACGCCCGAGGAAATTGATTCGTTTGTATCCGATCCCGATCCGGATGCCTACCAGCGTTTGGTCGACTCGTTGCTCGCCTCACCGCACTACGGTGAACGCTGGGCGCGGCATTGGCTAGACCTTGTCCATTTCGGCGAAACCCATGGCTATGACAAAGACAAGCCACGGCCGAATGCTTGGCCTTATCGCGACTATGTCATACGGTCGTTGAACGAAGACAAGCCCTATTCCCGCTTTATCCAGGAACAAATTGCAGGCGATGTCCTGTTTCCCGGGACTGCCGACGGAATTGAGGGGTTGGGTTTTCTGGCAGCGGGACCATGGGACTTCATCGGCCATGTCGAAGTACCTGAATCGAAGACCGACGGCAAGATCGCACGCCACCTCGATCGGGACGATATGGTGCAGAATACCATGATGACGTTTAACAGTGTGACCGTCGGCTGCGCCCAGTGCCACGATCATAAATTCGACCCGATTTCCCAAGAAGACTATTACTCGCTTCAATCGGTATTCGCGGCAATCGACCGAACCGACAAAGCCTACTTCCGAGACCCTGACCTGAATCGAAAATGGGAAGAATTAACGTCTCAGAAAGAGACGTTTGCCAAGCAGCAAGCCGAGATCAAGTCGACGATTCAGAAACTGGGAGGCAGTGAGCTGGCTCGCCTCGATCAGAAAATCGCGGCTCATGAAAAGCCATCGGATGGCCACCCGCCTCAGTATGGGTACCATAGCGAAATCGCTTCGTCCCCCGACCAGTCTCAGTGGGTACAAATTGACCTGGAGAAATCGATCGCGATTTCGGAACTGGAATACATTGCCTGCTTCGATGATTACAACCGGATCGGTGCTGGGTTTGGTTTCCCTCCACGGTTCAAGATCGAGGTTTCCGACAACCCGCAGTTCGATCGCGACGTAACGATGCTGCTTGATCACACGGCAGCAAATGTTCCCAACCCATTGCTCCGTCCCCAATCGTTCAAAACTTCCAAAACCAGCGCCCGGTACGTTCGTTTTACGGCGATGCGGCTGGCGAGCCGGCTGAATGACTATATCTTCGCACTTGCCGAGTTACGCGTCTTTGATCAAGCCGGCAACAACGTCGCGCTGGGCAAGCCGGTTACCGCCTCGACAACGATTGAGTTGCCAGTACGCTGGGCCCTGAAAAACTTGGTGGATGATATCCATCCGAACGCCCCGGCCAGCGATTCGGTCGTCCAAGCCCTGCACGATCAAAGAAAAGTGATTCTCGAGAAGTCCGTCCCGGCAGAGATGCAACAACGGTACGATGCGGTTACCGACCAACTCGCGAGAGTCGACCAACAATTGGAAAGTCTGCCCGCCAGGGATCACATTTACGCCGGTTCGATACATCATGGTAGCGGCGCTTTCCGAGGCACCGGGCCCAGTGGTGGCGAGCCGCGTGAGATTCGATTGCTCTATCGTGGCAACGTAAGTACTCCAGGGCCGGTCGTATCTCCCAAATCGCTGGACTGTATCGAAGGGCTTTCCGCAGAACTCAACCTGGAGGATGATTCCTCCGAGGGACAGCGCCGCGCCGCATTGGCTCGTTGGCTAACCGACTCTCGAAATCCACTTACCTGGCGCTCGATTGTCAATCGCATTTGGCAGTATCACATGGGCCAGGCAATCGTCGCCACCCCCAACGACTTTGGACGAATGGGACAACTGCCCACGCATCCCGAACTGCTGGAATGGTTGGCGATGGAGTTTCGCGACGGCGGACAGTCGCTCAAGCAGATGCACCGCCTGATCGTGCTGAGTGCCACCTATCGTCAGTCATCCCACGACATCACACGATACGATCAAGTTGACAAAAACAATCGCTACTTCTGGCGGGCTCAGCGCCGTCACCTCGATTCGGAAGAGCTTCGCGACACGGTTCTCTCGGTAGCAGGCAAGCTCGATCTTAAAATGTGGGGGCCAAGCTTCCAGAATTTCGTCATCGAGAAACCGCAACACTCGCCTCACTACCAATATCACTTACACGACCCCGACGATCCTAAATCACATCGTCGCAGCATCTACCGGTTCCTGGTTCGGTCTCAAACCGACCCGTTCATGACCGTTTTCAACTGTGCCGATCCATCAATGCAAGTCGCGCAGCGAAACAATTCAATCACTCCGCTGCAAGCGCTCTCGATGATGAACAACAAACTGACCATTGTCATGGCACAGCACTTTGCCGAGCGGGTTGAAGAGGAACGTGATTCCCTCGACCAGCAGGTCGCGCGGGCGATGGAATTGGCATTAGGTAGATCGCCCCGTTCCGAAGAAATGGACGCGTTAACCACCTACGCCCAGCAACATGGCTTGGCGAATACCTGTCGTCTTATTCTCAATCTAAACGAATTTGTGCTCGTCGATTAA